The following are encoded in a window of Thermoanaerobacter ethanolicus JW 200 genomic DNA:
- a CDS encoding cobalamin-dependent protein (Presence of a B(12) (cobalamin)-binding domain implies dependence on cobalamin itself, in one of its several forms, or in some unusual lineages, dependence on a cobalamin-like analog.), with protein sequence MKKLIVAAAIGNCVHVAGVYNFLRFAEQQGYETVFLGPAVPIKKLIEAVKEHKPEIVGVSFRLTPSALEKLLEELKREIEVNNLQHIKWVFGGTEPTAEVARKSGIFAAVFDGKNGDEATINFLRGGSSNHRQRVFADTLIGRIEDKYPYPIIRHHFGLPSLEDTIEGVKKIAEAEVLDVISIAPDQNAQEHFFDKKYDKSLDGAGGVPIRKKEDLIRIYEASRRGNYPLLRCYSGTNDVFKMAEMLLETIHNAWAAIPLCWYNVLDGRGPRDVNTSIRENQQLMKWHAEKGVPVEVNEAHHWSLRDAHDVIGVTMAYLAAYNAKKMGVRDYVAQFMFNVPASISPKMDLAKMLAKIELIGELQDENFRVIRQARAGLASFPSDLLEAKGQLASSAYLSMAIKPHIYHVVGYCEAHHAATPEDIIESVKIVKAVIKNSMFGMPDLTQDKEVIQRKEQLKKETRILLEAIKSLAPHSPDPLSDPDVLALAIKIGLLDAPHLKGNKYAKGELQTKVIDGACYAYDYEKHRIIPEEERVEKILREYERLVITV encoded by the coding sequence ATGAAAAAGTTAATTGTAGCGGCAGCGATAGGTAATTGCGTCCATGTAGCAGGTGTGTATAACTTTTTGAGATTTGCAGAACAGCAAGGTTATGAGACTGTATTTTTAGGTCCTGCAGTTCCTATTAAAAAATTGATTGAAGCTGTTAAAGAACATAAGCCGGAGATTGTAGGAGTAAGCTTTAGACTAACTCCTTCAGCTCTTGAAAAACTTTTAGAAGAACTCAAGAGGGAAATAGAAGTAAATAATTTGCAACATATAAAATGGGTATTTGGAGGGACAGAGCCTACTGCAGAAGTAGCTCGTAAATCAGGAATATTTGCAGCAGTTTTTGATGGTAAAAATGGCGATGAAGCTACAATTAATTTCTTAAGAGGAGGAAGTTCAAACCATAGACAAAGAGTTTTTGCTGATACATTAATTGGAAGAATAGAAGATAAATATCCTTATCCTATAATAAGGCATCACTTTGGGCTTCCTTCATTGGAGGACACTATAGAAGGAGTTAAGAAGATAGCAGAAGCAGAAGTTTTAGATGTAATTTCTATAGCACCAGACCAAAATGCTCAAGAGCACTTCTTTGATAAGAAATATGACAAATCTTTGGACGGAGCAGGCGGTGTTCCTATAAGAAAGAAAGAAGACTTAATAAGAATATATGAGGCTTCAAGAAGAGGTAACTATCCTCTTCTCAGATGTTACAGTGGTACAAATGATGTTTTCAAGATGGCAGAGATGCTTCTAGAGACTATCCATAACGCTTGGGCAGCGATTCCCCTTTGCTGGTATAATGTATTGGACGGCAGAGGACCAAGGGATGTAAATACTTCCATAAGAGAAAATCAGCAGCTTATGAAATGGCACGCTGAAAAAGGAGTACCTGTAGAAGTAAACGAAGCACATCATTGGAGCTTGAGAGATGCTCACGACGTAATTGGAGTAACAATGGCTTATCTTGCAGCATATAATGCCAAAAAGATGGGAGTAAGAGACTATGTAGCTCAGTTTATGTTTAATGTACCTGCTTCTATTTCACCAAAAATGGATTTGGCAAAGATGTTAGCTAAGATAGAATTGATAGGAGAATTACAAGATGAAAATTTCAGAGTTATAAGGCAGGCAAGGGCTGGACTTGCAAGTTTCCCTTCCGACCTTTTAGAAGCTAAAGGACAATTGGCTTCCAGTGCCTATCTCTCCATGGCTATAAAGCCTCATATCTATCATGTGGTAGGCTACTGTGAAGCTCATCATGCTGCAACGCCAGAAGATATAATTGAAAGCGTTAAAATAGTAAAAGCCGTGATAAAAAACTCTATGTTTGGAATGCCTGATTTGACTCAGGATAAAGAAGTAATTCAAAGAAAAGAACAGTTAAAGAAAGAGACAAGGATTTTATTGGAAGCGATAAAGAGTTTAGCGCCTCACAGTCCTGATCCACTTTCTGATCCAGACGTATTAGCATTGGCGATAAAGATTGGTCTATTAGATGCACCACATCTCAAGGGTAACAAGTATGCAAAAGGAGAATTGCAGACCAAAGTAATAGATGGTGCATGTTATGCTTATGACTATGAGAAGCATAGAATAATACCTGAAGAAGAAAGGGTAGAAAAGATTTTACGTGAATATGAAAGATTAGTTATAACAGTATAA
- the rsfS gene encoding ribosome silencing factor: MIDGKDKVSKIYKVLEDKKAYDIKILYIGDLTIVADYFVIATGSSDTHVKALTDEIEKKLMEDGVFVDHIEGYNWGKWILMDYGDVIVHIFQQPEREFYNLERLWADAKEIVLDNRI, encoded by the coding sequence GTGATAGACGGAAAAGATAAGGTGTCTAAAATTTATAAAGTTTTAGAAGACAAAAAAGCTTATGATATAAAGATCTTGTATATAGGAGATTTAACGATTGTCGCAGATTATTTTGTTATTGCCACTGGCAGTTCGGATACTCACGTCAAAGCATTGACAGACGAAATTGAAAAAAAACTTATGGAAGACGGCGTTTTTGTTGATCATATTGAGGGTTACAATTGGGGCAAGTGGATTTTGATGGATTATGGAGATGTAATAGTTCACATATTTCAACAACCCGAAAGGGAATTTTATAATTTAGAAAGATTGTGGGCAGATGCAAAGGAAATAGTGCTTGACAACCGCATTTAA
- a CDS encoding D-alanyl-D-alanine carboxypeptidase family protein: MKKIIACLLTLFILVAQITPIYANVPPPPEIVGPTAVLMDFTTGQVLYDKNMHKRMYPASTTKILTAIIAIEKGNLNDIVTASDNVTKIDGNSIFLSPGEQLTLEQLLYALLLESANDAAIAIAEHIGGSIENFAKMMNEKAKEIGAYDSHFVNPNGLPDENHYSTPYDMALIARYAMQNPEFRKIVTTIHYQIPPTNKFDKVRDLWLSNRLIKPSSFHYEGADGVKTGYTVAAGQVLVASATRDGHRLISVIMGDQGTNIWTDTIKLLDYGFQNFTLVKKTEKGEVVTYIDLGKSHFKLPLIAKEDFYYEVPKGQENSIETQIILNKNINAPINKGDTLGYIKYTLNEKEIGTNPLIATESVYKNFWGNYYMDVQSSGVKNTMYTNPVRFITGTTILGIAFILWRRRKIRNRKKYIFSKY, encoded by the coding sequence ATGAAAAAGATAATAGCTTGTTTACTTACACTCTTTATTTTAGTAGCTCAAATAACTCCTATATACGCTAACGTACCGCCACCGCCCGAAATCGTAGGCCCAACTGCAGTTTTAATGGATTTTACAACAGGTCAAGTATTGTATGACAAAAATATGCACAAAAGAATGTACCCCGCAAGCACAACTAAAATTCTTACTGCAATTATTGCTATAGAAAAGGGAAACTTAAACGATATTGTAACTGCAAGCGATAATGTTACAAAAATAGATGGAAATTCCATATTTCTTTCTCCTGGTGAACAACTTACGTTAGAGCAATTACTTTATGCGCTTTTGTTAGAATCTGCCAATGATGCAGCAATAGCAATTGCTGAACACATTGGTGGGAGCATAGAAAACTTTGCTAAAATGATGAATGAAAAAGCTAAAGAAATTGGAGCTTATGATAGCCATTTTGTAAATCCAAATGGTCTTCCTGATGAAAATCATTATTCGACCCCTTATGATATGGCATTAATAGCAAGGTATGCAATGCAAAATCCTGAATTTAGAAAAATAGTAACTACAATACATTATCAAATTCCCCCTACTAATAAGTTTGATAAAGTAAGAGATCTATGGTTAAGCAACCGCTTAATTAAACCTTCAAGTTTTCACTATGAAGGCGCCGATGGAGTAAAAACAGGATACACGGTTGCAGCAGGTCAAGTTTTAGTAGCTTCTGCAACAAGAGACGGCCACAGACTTATATCCGTCATAATGGGAGACCAAGGAACAAATATCTGGACAGATACTATAAAACTTTTGGACTACGGATTTCAAAACTTTACTTTAGTGAAAAAAACAGAAAAAGGTGAGGTAGTAACTTATATCGACTTGGGAAAATCTCACTTTAAACTTCCTCTTATTGCAAAAGAAGACTTTTACTATGAAGTCCCTAAAGGGCAAGAAAATTCTATAGAAACTCAAATAATACTAAACAAAAACATAAACGCGCCAATAAATAAAGGAGATACATTAGGATACATTAAATACACTTTAAATGAAAAGGAAATAGGCACAAACCCTCTTATTGCAACCGAATCTGTTTATAAAAACTTTTGGGGAAATTATTATATGGATGTACAATCTTCTGGGGTAAAAAATACAATGTATACTAACCCTGTAAGATTCATTACTGGAACAACAATTTTAGGAATAGCTTTTATCCTTTGGAGAAGACGGAAAATTAGAAATAGAAAGAAATATATTTTCTCAAAATATTGA
- the asnB gene encoding asparagine synthase B, which yields MCGLAGIIGTGDKSKVQRMLDKIRHRGPDESGIFADENITLGHNRLTIIDLYHGRQPIKNEDGRYWLIYNGEIYNYQLLHKELKNHIFSTDTDSEVIIHLYEELGKNCVNYIDGMFALVIYDSKKKTIFIARDPLGIKPLYYGKTKEGYFAFASEIKALQEVTDDINEFPNGYIYTTENGFERYYSIPQDPMYFADVDNIINGLRLRLEDSVRKRLIADVPVGVFLSGGLDSSLIAAIAAKYKNPLHSFAVGVEGSNDLKNARVVADYVGTIHHEFIYTEEDIKKVLPEVIYHLESCDPALVRSAVATYFVSKLASNYVKVVLSGEGADELFSGYHYLKNYSNPWKLQSELKYITRNLHNTNLQRVDRMTMAHSIEGRVPFLDVEVLRYAFKITPSFKINGREKTEKWILRKLAENYLPESIVWRRKEKFAIGTGTSEILNKIAESEISDAEYIKNRFLPNGFEIKSKEELYYFKILKRFFNVDSFIKDMGRSRSLNDNQIYA from the coding sequence ATGTGTGGATTGGCAGGAATTATAGGAACTGGTGATAAGAGCAAAGTACAAAGGATGCTTGATAAAATACGACATCGTGGCCCGGATGAGTCAGGTATTTTTGCAGATGAAAATATTACATTAGGCCATAATAGGTTGACGATAATTGACCTTTATCATGGACGCCAACCTATAAAAAACGAAGATGGCAGGTATTGGCTTATTTATAATGGAGAAATTTACAATTACCAATTATTGCATAAAGAGTTAAAAAACCATATTTTTTCCACAGATACTGATAGCGAAGTAATAATTCATTTGTATGAAGAACTAGGTAAAAATTGTGTTAACTATATTGATGGAATGTTTGCTTTAGTTATTTATGACTCTAAAAAAAAGACCATATTTATTGCTCGCGATCCGTTAGGAATAAAGCCATTGTATTATGGTAAAACAAAAGAAGGTTATTTTGCCTTTGCTTCGGAGATTAAAGCACTTCAGGAAGTAACTGATGATATAAATGAATTTCCTAATGGATATATTTATACAACTGAAAACGGATTTGAGAGATATTATTCAATTCCACAGGATCCGATGTATTTTGCAGATGTTGATAATATTATTAATGGATTAAGGCTTAGATTAGAGGATTCAGTAAGAAAAAGGTTGATTGCTGATGTGCCTGTTGGAGTATTTTTAAGTGGCGGATTGGATAGCAGCCTTATAGCAGCAATAGCAGCAAAATACAAAAATCCCCTTCACTCATTTGCAGTAGGTGTCGAAGGAAGTAATGACTTAAAGAATGCAAGAGTTGTTGCTGATTATGTAGGTACGATTCACCATGAATTTATTTATACAGAGGAGGACATAAAAAAAGTTTTACCTGAAGTTATATATCATCTTGAATCCTGTGATCCAGCCTTAGTCAGAAGTGCTGTTGCAACATATTTTGTATCAAAACTTGCAAGCAATTACGTAAAGGTTGTTCTTTCGGGAGAAGGTGCTGATGAATTGTTTAGTGGATATCATTACCTTAAAAATTATTCAAATCCTTGGAAATTACAATCCGAATTAAAATATATAACTCGAAATTTGCATAATACAAATCTTCAAAGAGTTGACAGAATGACAATGGCACATTCCATTGAGGGACGTGTACCGTTTTTAGATGTAGAAGTGTTACGGTACGCATTTAAAATAACACCGTCATTTAAAATTAACGGCCGAGAAAAAACCGAAAAGTGGATACTTAGAAAACTTGCAGAAAATTATTTGCCAGAATCAATTGTATGGAGAAGAAAAGAAAAATTTGCAATAGGAACTGGTACATCTGAAATATTAAATAAAATAGCCGAATCAGAAATTAGTGATGCAGAGTATATAAAAAATAGATTCCTACCTAACGGTTTTGAAATAAAGTCTAAAGAAGAGTTGTATTATTTTAAAATTTTAAAAAGATTTTTTAATGTTGATTCTTTTATAAAGGACATGGGAAGAAGTAGAAGTCTCAATGACAACCAAATATATGCATAA
- a CDS encoding NAD/NADP-dependent octopine/nopaline dehydrogenase family protein: MKQLSFAVIGAGNGGQAIAGHLALKGYKVNLYNRTYQKLLPIIEKGGIELEGEVEGFGKLNVITDDMEKAIKDVDIVLVVVPASAHYKIAEDMLPYLRDGQIIVLNPGRTGGALEFHNVTRKREDLDVVIAETDTFIYACRSSMGRAKIYKIKEVVSVAAIPKEKTEIVVETLNTAFSQFIPAQNVLETSLNNFGAVFHPTPTLLNAARIETTKGNFEYYREGISPSVAKILEKIDNERMMVAKALGVNTISAKRWLKESYNAEGENLYEAIQNTKAYVGLLAPQTLDCRYIFEDVPMSLVPMSSIGKEIGIKTPTIDAVIHLASVMHGKDYWKVGRTAEKLGIQGMTVEEIIELVEGKRKEVTIA; the protein is encoded by the coding sequence ATGAAACAACTCTCTTTTGCAGTAATTGGAGCTGGGAATGGGGGTCAAGCGATAGCGGGGCATCTCGCTTTAAAAGGCTATAAAGTTAATTTGTACAATAGAACCTATCAAAAATTACTTCCTATTATAGAAAAAGGTGGAATTGAATTAGAAGGAGAAGTAGAAGGGTTTGGCAAGTTAAATGTGATAACTGATGACATGGAGAAAGCTATTAAAGATGTTGATATAGTTTTAGTTGTAGTTCCTGCTTCTGCACATTATAAAATTGCCGAAGACATGCTGCCATATCTTAGGGATGGTCAAATAATTGTATTAAACCCTGGGAGAACTGGTGGTGCTTTAGAGTTTCATAATGTTACAAGAAAAAGAGAAGATTTAGATGTAGTTATTGCAGAAACAGATACTTTTATATACGCCTGCAGGTCTTCCATGGGAAGAGCTAAAATATACAAAATAAAAGAAGTAGTGTCTGTTGCTGCAATACCTAAAGAAAAAACAGAAATAGTGGTGGAAACACTTAATACTGCATTTTCTCAGTTTATTCCGGCGCAAAATGTTCTTGAAACGAGTCTTAACAATTTTGGAGCTGTTTTTCATCCCACCCCTACTCTTTTGAATGCAGCGAGAATAGAAACTACTAAAGGGAATTTTGAATATTATCGGGAAGGCATTTCTCCTTCTGTTGCAAAGATATTGGAAAAAATAGATAATGAGAGAATGATGGTGGCAAAAGCTCTGGGCGTAAATACTATTTCCGCTAAAAGATGGCTAAAAGAAAGTTATAATGCGGAAGGAGAAAATCTATATGAGGCAATTCAAAATACAAAAGCTTATGTTGGTTTATTAGCTCCTCAAACATTAGATTGTCGTTATATATTTGAAGATGTTCCTATGAGTTTAGTGCCTATGTCTTCTATAGGGAAAGAAATAGGCATTAAGACCCCCACTATTGATGCTGTTATACATCTTGCTTCAGTTATGCACGGAAAAGATTATTGGAAAGTTGGAAGAACGGCTGAAAAGCTTGGCATACAAGGTATGACAGTTGAAGAAATTATAGAATTGGTTGAAGGGAAAAGAAAGGAGGTAACGATAGCATGA
- a CDS encoding helix-turn-helix transcriptional regulator, with the protein MGTHPILKSMIPVLEGIANTFGKNCEVALHDFSSPQNPIIAIINPHVTGREVGAPLPEAILKVLKSDNIENLINYKNKSNDGKILKSSAIFIKDENGKPIGCLTINIDISEFIMVKNTLSEFCEVADTTEENRESYTGSVSDVLESIVNTTLENYGKPVNFMTKEEKVQIVKMLDAKGTFLIRGAVDYVAKILCVSRYTIYNYLDEIRVGEDFGKY; encoded by the coding sequence ATGGGAACACATCCTATCTTAAAAAGCATGATCCCAGTACTAGAAGGTATAGCTAATACATTTGGCAAAAATTGCGAAGTGGCATTACATGACTTTTCTTCCCCACAAAATCCTATCATTGCGATCATAAATCCCCATGTTACGGGAAGAGAAGTGGGGGCTCCATTGCCTGAGGCTATATTAAAAGTATTGAAATCAGATAATATTGAGAATTTAATAAATTATAAAAACAAGAGCAATGATGGAAAAATTTTGAAGTCGTCCGCGATTTTTATAAAAGATGAAAATGGCAAGCCCATTGGGTGCCTTACAATTAATATCGATATTTCAGAATTTATTATGGTGAAAAATACCTTATCAGAATTCTGTGAAGTAGCTGATACTACAGAAGAAAATAGAGAAAGTTATACGGGCAGTGTAAGTGATGTTTTGGAAAGCATTGTGAATACTACATTAGAGAATTATGGTAAACCTGTAAATTTTATGACAAAAGAAGAAAAGGTTCAGATAGTGAAAATGTTAGATGCAAAAGGGACTTTCTTAATAAGGGGCGCTGTGGATTACGTAGCAAAAATACTCTGTGTTTCCAGATATACTATATATAATTATTTGGATGAAATAAGGGTAGGAGAGGATTTTGGTAAATATTAG